In one window of Schistosoma haematobium chromosome 5, whole genome shotgun sequence DNA:
- a CDS encoding hypothetical protein (EggNog:ENOG410VA0E~COG:E~BUSCO:EOG091G0IDE), which yields MPAKLIRSINQYLYPQDEIFILIRPIITLINNTVGVAALAMPFCFHQCGILLSFLFLGITAAFSIMSCDALIDICSTHRVLPFEHACFKALGHMGKSLAELSVICLLFGYVVGYYVTIADLSTGVVSQIAVTMPTHQLRFILLVTFTVTLVPLCLVSKVQSLLRLNVFTSLFYGVVTFHNLRPMDFDFVTNLQKLLIFMKTKKLFSVQMIFILGLPRLISNMPWEEMNWWKPAGLIECIPIFLASMFCQTQLHITSSKSFQPTLSNMRLIVRVALITVAIVYGFFGFFGYVAFISSKRTIFSGNVFLMYPDDLRSFCIRVGFLLTNIVSIPLIIYPLRQTVYNLLCQKRLTSFGVDLEIDSTPMISEEVPKRFIQKITISLLLVSFLLSLTTDKIEVIIRYTTSVAGSLTGFILPALVLIVATIKNGNHHHHHPHYNGSSSSSSSHNSISRFLQIYRNHSISAYCLLLVGCLLFSLEFFTVHHTNNGNTNSVNNLNGINKNNLQLLSRDHIVDTTTRSSSSSTTTTKTVTSLQSNIVKVNLNAQQPILNFTMKNPPEPIDLTKIQSQMNVNNKLTNISPLIKQHNQQTKPITIINKTILKNFKKSR from the exons ATGCCGGCAAAATTAATTCGTTCGATAAATCAGTATTTATATCCTCAAGATGAGATATTCATACTGATAAGACCTATTATTACACTAATTAATAATACTGTAGGAGTAGCTGCTTTAGCTATGCCATTTTGTTTTCATCag TGtggtattttattatcatttttgtttCTTGGAATTACTGCTgcattttcaataatgtcatgCGATGCTTTAATTGATATCTGTTCTACTCACCGAGTCCTTCCATTTGAACATGctt GCTTTAAAGCATTAGGACATATGGGAAAAAGTTTAGCTGAATTAAG TGTTATTTGTCTGTTGTTTGGTTACGTTGTAGGATATTATGTTACTATTGCAGACCTGAGCACTGGTGTTGTTTCACAAATCGCTGTAACTATG CCAACTCATCAGCTTCGATTTATTCTACTAGTGACGTTTACAGTTACTTTAGTACCGCTTTGTTTAGTTTCAAAAGTTCAAAGTTTACTTCGATTGAATGTATTTACAagtctattttatggtgtagtTACTTTTCAT AATTTACGCCCAATGGACTTTGATTTTGTAACCAACCTtcaaaaattattaatttttatgaaaacaaaaaaattattttctgttcaGATGATTTTTATACTTGGTCTACCTCGATTAATTTCCAATATGCCTTGGGAAGAAATGAATTGGTGGAAACCAGCTGGTCTGATTGAATGTATTCCTATATTTTTAGCTTCAATGTTCTGTCAAAC acAATTACATATCACATCATCTAAATCTTTTCAGCCAACATTATCAAATATGCGATTGATAGTTCGTGTTGCATTGATTACAGTGGCTATAGTTTATGGATTT TTTGGTTTCTTTGGCTACGTAGCATTTATTAGTTCGAAAAGGACAATATTTTCCGGTAACGTCTTTCTAATGTATCCAGATGATTTACGTAGTTTCTGTATACGTGTTGGATTTCTACTAACCAACATTGTCTCTATACCGCTGATTATTTACCCATTACGTCAAACTGTATACAATTTATTATGTCAAAAA AGATTAACTTCATTTGGTGTGGATTTGGAAATCGATTCAACTCCTATGATTTCTGAAGAAGTTCCAAAAAGATTTATTCAAAAAATCACTATCTCATTACTACTTGTCTCGTTTCTTCTCAGTTTAACTACGGATAAAA ttgAAGTAATCATTCGATATACAACTAGTGTAGCTGGTTCATTGACTGGTTTCATTTTACCAGCATTGGTACTTATTGTCGCCACAATAAAAAATggtaatcatcatcatcatcatcctcattacaatggtagtagtagtagtagtagtagtcataatAGTATTTCACGTTTTTTACAAATTTATCGTAATCATTCAATTAGTGCTTATTGTCTACTATTAGTTGGTTGCCTTCTATTCTCATTAGAATTTTTCACAGTCCATCATACAAATAATGGTAATACGAATTCAGTGAATAATTTAAATGGAATTAATAAGAATAATCTTCAATTATTATCAAGAGATCATATTGTTGATACTACTactagaagtagtagtagtagtactactactactaaaacTGTTACATCTCTTCAATCGAATATTGTTAAAGTAAATTTGAATGCTCAACAACCAATTTTAAATTTTACAATGAAAAATCCCCCTGAACCAATTGATCTAACAAAAATTCAATCACAAATGAATGTTAATAATAAGTTAACTAATATTTCACCATTGATTAAACAACATAATCAACAAACTAAACCAATTActattataaataaaactattttgaaaaattttaaaaaatcacgaTAA
- a CDS encoding hypothetical protein (EggNog:ENOG410VA0E~COG:E~BUSCO:EOG091G0IDE), with amino-acid sequence MPAKLIRSINQYLYPQDEIFILIRPIITLINNTVGVAALAMPFCFHQCGILLSFLFLGITAAFSIMSCDALIDICSTHRVLPFEHACFKALGHMGKSLAELSVICLLFGYVVGYYVTIADLSTGVVSQIAVTMPTHQLRFILLVTFTVTLVPLCLVSKVQSLLRLNVFTSLFYGVVTFHMIFILGLPRLISNMPWEEMNWWKPAGLIECIPIFLASMFCQTQLHITSSKSFQPTLSNMRLIVRVALITVAIVYGFFGFFGYVAFISSKRTIFSGNVFLMYPDDLRSFCIRVGFLLTNIVSIPLIIYPLRQTVYNLLCQKVSRCI; translated from the exons ATGCCGGCAAAATTAATTCGTTCGATAAATCAGTATTTATATCCTCAAGATGAGATATTCATACTGATAAGACCTATTATTACACTAATTAATAATACTGTAGGAGTAGCTGCTTTAGCTATGCCATTTTGTTTTCATCag TGtggtattttattatcatttttgtttCTTGGAATTACTGCTgcattttcaataatgtcatgCGATGCTTTAATTGATATCTGTTCTACTCACCGAGTCCTTCCATTTGAACATGctt GCTTTAAAGCATTAGGACATATGGGAAAAAGTTTAGCTGAATTAAG TGTTATTTGTCTGTTGTTTGGTTACGTTGTAGGATATTATGTTACTATTGCAGACCTGAGCACTGGTGTTGTTTCACAAATCGCTGTAACTATG CCAACTCATCAGCTTCGATTTATTCTACTAGTGACGTTTACAGTTACTTTAGTACCGCTTTGTTTAGTTTCAAAAGTTCAAAGTTTACTTCGATTGAATGTATTTACAagtctattttatggtgtagtTACTTTTCAT ATGATTTTTATACTTGGTCTACCTCGATTAATTTCCAATATGCCTTGGGAAGAAATGAATTGGTGGAAACCAGCTGGTCTGATTGAATGTATTCCTATATTTTTAGCTTCAATGTTCTGTCAAAC acAATTACATATCACATCATCTAAATCTTTTCAGCCAACATTATCAAATATGCGATTGATAGTTCGTGTTGCATTGATTACAGTGGCTATAGTTTATGGATTT TTTGGTTTCTTTGGCTACGTAGCATTTATTAGTTCGAAAAGGACAATATTTTCCGGTAACGTCTTTCTAATGTATCCAGATGATTTACGTAGTTTCTGTATACGTGTTGGATTTCTACTAACCAACATTGTCTCTATACCGCTGATTATTTACCCATTACGTCAAACTGTATACAATTTATTATGTCAAAAAGTAAGTCGGTGTATTTAA
- a CDS encoding hypothetical protein (EggNog:ENOG410VA0E~COG:E~BUSCO:EOG091G0IDE): protein MPAKLIRSINQYLYPQDEIFILIRPIITLINNTVGVAALAMPFCFHQCGILLSFLFLGITAAFSIMSCDALIDICSTHRVLPFEHACFKALGHMGKSLAELSVICLLFGYVVGYYVTIADLSTGVVSQIAVTMPTHQLRFILLVTFTVTLVPLCLVSKVQSLLRLNVFTSLFYGVVTFHMIFILGLPRLISNMPWEEMNWWKPAGLIECIPIFLASMFCQTQLHITSSKSFQPTLSNMRLIVRVALITVAIVYGFFGFFGYVAFISSKRTIFSGNVFLMYPDDLRSFCIRVGFLLTNIVSIPLIIYPLRQTVYNLLCQKRLTSFGVDLEIDSTPMISEEVPKRFIQKITISLLLVSFLLSLTTDKIEVIIRYTTSVAGSLTGFILPALVLIVATIKNGNHHHHHPHYNGSSSSSSSHNSISRFLQIYRNHSISAYCLLLVGCLLFSLEFFTVHHTNNGNTNSVNNLNGINKNNLQLLSRDHIVDTTTRSSSSSTTTTKTVTSLQSNIVKVNLNAQQPILNFTMKNPPEPIDLTKIQSQMNVNNKLTNISPLIKQHNQQTKPITIINKTILKNFKKSR from the exons ATGCCGGCAAAATTAATTCGTTCGATAAATCAGTATTTATATCCTCAAGATGAGATATTCATACTGATAAGACCTATTATTACACTAATTAATAATACTGTAGGAGTAGCTGCTTTAGCTATGCCATTTTGTTTTCATCag TGtggtattttattatcatttttgtttCTTGGAATTACTGCTgcattttcaataatgtcatgCGATGCTTTAATTGATATCTGTTCTACTCACCGAGTCCTTCCATTTGAACATGctt GCTTTAAAGCATTAGGACATATGGGAAAAAGTTTAGCTGAATTAAG TGTTATTTGTCTGTTGTTTGGTTACGTTGTAGGATATTATGTTACTATTGCAGACCTGAGCACTGGTGTTGTTTCACAAATCGCTGTAACTATG CCAACTCATCAGCTTCGATTTATTCTACTAGTGACGTTTACAGTTACTTTAGTACCGCTTTGTTTAGTTTCAAAAGTTCAAAGTTTACTTCGATTGAATGTATTTACAagtctattttatggtgtagtTACTTTTCAT ATGATTTTTATACTTGGTCTACCTCGATTAATTTCCAATATGCCTTGGGAAGAAATGAATTGGTGGAAACCAGCTGGTCTGATTGAATGTATTCCTATATTTTTAGCTTCAATGTTCTGTCAAAC acAATTACATATCACATCATCTAAATCTTTTCAGCCAACATTATCAAATATGCGATTGATAGTTCGTGTTGCATTGATTACAGTGGCTATAGTTTATGGATTT TTTGGTTTCTTTGGCTACGTAGCATTTATTAGTTCGAAAAGGACAATATTTTCCGGTAACGTCTTTCTAATGTATCCAGATGATTTACGTAGTTTCTGTATACGTGTTGGATTTCTACTAACCAACATTGTCTCTATACCGCTGATTATTTACCCATTACGTCAAACTGTATACAATTTATTATGTCAAAAA AGATTAACTTCATTTGGTGTGGATTTGGAAATCGATTCAACTCCTATGATTTCTGAAGAAGTTCCAAAAAGATTTATTCAAAAAATCACTATCTCATTACTACTTGTCTCGTTTCTTCTCAGTTTAACTACGGATAAAA ttgAAGTAATCATTCGATATACAACTAGTGTAGCTGGTTCATTGACTGGTTTCATTTTACCAGCATTGGTACTTATTGTCGCCACAATAAAAAATggtaatcatcatcatcatcatcctcattacaatggtagtagtagtagtagtagtagtcataatAGTATTTCACGTTTTTTACAAATTTATCGTAATCATTCAATTAGTGCTTATTGTCTACTATTAGTTGGTTGCCTTCTATTCTCATTAGAATTTTTCACAGTCCATCATACAAATAATGGTAATACGAATTCAGTGAATAATTTAAATGGAATTAATAAGAATAATCTTCAATTATTATCAAGAGATCATATTGTTGATACTACTactagaagtagtagtagtagtactactactactaaaacTGTTACATCTCTTCAATCGAATATTGTTAAAGTAAATTTGAATGCTCAACAACCAATTTTAAATTTTACAATGAAAAATCCCCCTGAACCAATTGATCTAACAAAAATTCAATCACAAATGAATGTTAATAATAAGTTAACTAATATTTCACCATTGATTAAACAACATAATCAACAAACTAAACCAATTActattataaataaaactattttgaaaaattttaaaaaatcacgaTAA